TCACAATAGGGGATGAAAACTCAATAACGATGCTTTTCGTTCCCTCAGGAAGCTGATAATAATCACTAATATCATCAAGTGCTGCAATCACTGTTGATACTAAAATCAAAAGCACAATCAACAATGAAGTTATTCTTGAAAGCATACAACTCCTCCTTTAATAGAAAGAGATAAAAAAACGGAAAACTGTTGGTAAGAATAATATTGATGTAACTAATTTCATACAATTCTTTTCTTAATCTTCAGGCTAAATTATGAAAAAAACCTAGATGGGTTTCAATAAATTTGGGAGAGAGTGTTCTAGAAATAACTGGAGGGCTTTGCAGAACTGACAAGAAGAGGAAAGCGTTTGTGAAATATATCAGAATAATACTCCTCCAAGGTCAAAGATGATTTTTCCTAAAGAGTCTTAAGTAGATACACAGGAAGATACGGAGAGTAACCAGCAAGGATTACTAGAGTGATAGAGGCAGAAGAAAGAAACATAGTGATGCTTGCGATGAGGGAATTTTGAGATATGGAGGTAGGGAGGTTAAATGACCATCGAGGTTATTGTGGTAGCAGGTGCGAGTAAGAGAGGCAAGGCTAGGGAGTTGTCTCATAGGGGGAGCATAATATGCAAGAGAGAGATAGTTGTGAACAGCAGGGACTTTGTTTGACAGAGATAGGGATGCTATTGTATAATTATAGCGAAGGAAGCGCCTGTAGCTCAAAAGGACAGAGCGGTGGACTTCGAATCCAATGGTTGCGGGTTCAAGTCCCGCCAGGCGCGTGTTCTTGGATGGGTCGTTAGCTCAGTTGGTAGAGCAGCTGACTCTTAATCAGCGGGCCACAGGTTCGAGTCCTGTACGACCCAATCCAGGGCAGATGGCGGAATTGGCAGACGCGTCAGACTTAGGATCTGATGGGGCAAACCCGTGGGGGTTCAAGTCCCCCTCTGCCCACATCACCTACTTCACTACCTCAGTTGTTCAACATTCCCTTCTGCGAATTGCAAGCGTATAAGTGTTTTCCAATAACATTGCTCTAGTCATCGGCCCAACACCACCCGGAACAGGAGTTATGAAAGAACATAAATTTTTCACATCCTCAAAGTCTACATCCCCTACTACCTTACTTTTTCCCTCCAGTTCCACCCTATTGATCCCAACATCTATCACCACTGCACCCTCCTTTACCATGTTACTCTTTACAAAAAAAGGCTTCCCCACAGCCACAACCAAAATATCAGCACTTCTGGTAACTTCAGCAAGGTCAGAAGTTTTTGAATGACATATCGTAACCGTAGCATTTCTGTGAAGTAACATTAAAGATAGTGGCCTCCCAACTATATTGCTCCTCCCAACAATTACCGCTCTTTTCCCCTCAATAGGTATGTTATAATACTCCATAAGTCTAATTATTCCTTTAGGAGTACAAGGCTCTACGAAAGGTTTACCTATTGCTAGTCTGCCAATATTCTCAGGATGAAACCCATCAACATCTTTAAACGGAGACACACTGGTTATAATTCTGAATTCATCTATATGCTTTGGAAGCGGAAGTTGCACCAAAATCCCATCAACATCATCATCTCTGTTAAGCTCACCTATGATACGCAAAAGCTCGTCTTCCCGTGTATCTTCAGGAAGAAAAAAGTCTTTAGTTTCTATACCAACCTCTCTACACTCCCTAGTCTTAGCAGAGACATAAACTCTGGAAGCAGGATTGTTTCCAACCAAGATAACTGCTAGAGTAATCTTAAAACTCTTTTTTAACACCAATTGTTTTAAGTTCTCTCTGACATAAGAGGATACTAAATTGCCATCAATCAGTTGCATAAGCTCTAGATCCTAGTTTTAGCTCGCTCCTCCATCTTTCTCCTTCTTCTCTCCTCTCTCCTTGATAAGTTAATATATGTTACTCCCCTGTATTTACCACAGTATGGACAAACTCTGTGGGGTAGCTTTAGTTTACCGCATTCACTACACTTTACATAAAGCTCTTCAGGGAAAGGCAAAGTGTGATAAAAAACCCTAGTTCTCCTGTTTCTCACCCTTCTGTAGGATTTTTTGTGTTTAGGAACTCCCATAACGTTACTCCTTGCGCCCCCAAGGGGAATCGAACCCCTGCTACGGGATTGAAAGCCCCGTGTCCTGTCCACTAGACGATGGGGGCAAAATCCTTCCAGCCTACAAAAAATTTTATATCAACTCCCCACAATCTTTCAAAATACTAATGAGGCTGGCAATAAAGTCCAAAATTCACAATTAGGTATAGTTTCTCTCTCTTAGTCCCCTGAGGATCAGATAAATACTCTTTTCAATAGGCACCTAAGAGACTTCGTAAAGCAAAGTTTATGATTGACAAATGTTACCTAGAGACAAAGGAGGTTAAGTGAGCAAAAAGTTTAAAATAAGGTGAGACTGAACAGCTTCACTAAAACAAAGCTTTTTGAGAACTGATTAGCAAACTTGATCAACGAAATAAAAAAGGGGGAGATCCCCCTGAAATACCTATTGGTTGGTTATATACCACATAAGATTGGTTGTAATATTCGTTGGTGTTAGCAACCAAATCATTACCTCATATTGACCGGCAGAATTGGTAGCTATATTTGGACTATCAAATCCTCTATTACCAACATCTTTTACACTAAACTTAAAGAAAGGAGAACTTGTGCTTGAATATGTTGTAAGAACCACATTAGTGGAGGTGACCTTTACTGCGGAAGACACCATACCCTCAGGATTAGAACCTGACATCCCCATAAATCCTTGCCCCACAACTTGCGGATTGGTTGCTTTAGTGTAATCACCATTTATTATATTAGTTGTAATAGCCCTTATCAGAGTTTCACTTACCGAAACTGCAGTTTGATTTGATATTACAACAAATTTCGCACCAATAGTATCTGAAACATTGGGCACATTTTGAAACAAACCACCAAATAATACTGTCTCAACAGTGTTGTTACCGTTATCGTCCTTGAAGAACATAACAAGATGACTAACTTTTCTGTTAGTGTCAGTGTAAGTTTCGTAAGATCCCGGTAAGGATTTGTATTTGTTGTTCAACATTCCAATAAATCCACCTTCAATGAGTTTAAACTGATCCGCATCTGTGCCTGAGAGAGAAACATTTACCGTTGTTTTCAAAATACCAAAGTTTGCAATGTTGGTGGAAGGGGTTTCTGGATTTATTTTAATGTTAGTAATAAACGTACCTCCAAACTCCATTGCGTAGCTGTTATACCAGTTAACGTAAGGTTCTCCTGATGTCATTCCATCAAACAATGAGTTATTGTTAATATCCTTAAACATAACTGGATCAACATTTGTCAAATCAGTGTTGTTAGAAGTAGTATAGAACTTTATTTCGTAACTATTTCCTGAAACAGTTCCATACCCAAGGATCATCATATTCATAATTCCTTGATTTCGTCCTAAAACCGGCTTAAAACCACTCGCTCCTCCTAGGTAATGAATGCTTCCAGTCACAGCTTGTGGAACAAGATGTATCGGAATCTTCTGCTCACCAGCACTATATGGAATTCCTTGAGCTTCCAAAATTCCTTCAAGTGGGAAAACATGCGAACCTTGTTGTGAGAGATCTAGTCTATTATTGTTATTATCATCGTAGTATATGCCCACTACTAAATTATCACCAGGTGAGCTTTCCACTGTCAGCGTATGCTCATAATCTTTTGAGGTTGTTGGTGCACTAAGATTGTATGTGCCGTAGGACCAAGAATAAACAAATGCTCCAACCTTGAGGTTATAAACGTTGTTTGTTACACCTATTTTTAGAGTCATGCTACTAAGGCTCGGAATGTTTATGTTGGTAACGATATTACTTACCAATCTGAACTCCGAAAGTCCGTTTCTCGCTATCGCCTCACCAATATCGTAAGAACCATTACCGTTAGTATCCTTAAATGCGAATAGCTCAACCACATAAGTGTTTGATACCAGCTTTATAGTGTAATCCCATGTTGAAGTATTAACAGACCCGTATCTGTATTCGTAATTCGGCCAGCTTCCAACCGTAACACCAACTTTCCATTCAGCAGTTGGATTTCCCACGAGTTTTCCACTTATCGTTAGGAGTGGTATAATCGTAAAGTGTACTGTTATATTCTCAGAACCAACCGTAATATTGACTGAAATACTCTCTTCACCAGAATCAATCTTGTTGTTATTGTTAGCGTCATGGTATACCCCTACCTTCGCATTTCCCCAATTCTTCGGAACTTGAATAGAATAATCCCTCGGCTCACCACTTGATGCTACAGTGCCGTATATAAAATTCACATCATCTTTGGTAGCATAGGGCTTCCAACCATCCGAGTAGTTGGTTATTTTCCCAGAGATTGTAACATTTTCTTGAGTTCCACCACCTCCACCAGGTCCAGAAGATGGTGGCTGTGTCGGTTCTGGAGTACAGCTCGTGTTAACTAAGGCTACTATCGGAAGCATCAGCAAAAAAATTGTTAGTATTGAAAGTAAGT
This region of Brevinematia bacterium genomic DNA includes:
- the rpmF gene encoding 50S ribosomal protein L32, with product MGVPKHKKSYRRVRNRRTRVFYHTLPFPEELYVKCSECGKLKLPHRVCPYCGKYRGVTYINLSRREERRRRKMEERAKTRI
- the folD gene encoding bifunctional methylenetetrahydrofolate dehydrogenase/methenyltetrahydrofolate cyclohydrolase FolD, with translation MQLIDGNLVSSYVRENLKQLVLKKSFKITLAVILVGNNPASRVYVSAKTRECREVGIETKDFFLPEDTREDELLRIIGELNRDDDVDGILVQLPLPKHIDEFRIITSVSPFKDVDGFHPENIGRLAIGKPFVEPCTPKGIIRLMEYYNIPIEGKRAVIVGRSNIVGRPLSLMLLHRNATVTICHSKTSDLAEVTRSADILVVAVGKPFFVKSNMVKEGAVVIDVGINRVELEGKSKVVGDVDFEDVKNLCSFITPVPGGVGPMTRAMLLENTYTLAIRRREC